The Desulfobotulus pelophilus genome has a window encoding:
- a CDS encoding RlmE family RNA methyltransferase produces MAVKKAKGGMPAKNPANSWEDHYTRLARKENYAARSVYKLKEIQAKYGILAKGQRIMDLGCAPGSWLQYAAEEAGENGAVLGVDLTPVNLGLPPQAQAVVGDIYDLSPQIREWAGGGVHGVLSDMAPATTGMGDVDALRSAALAEAALLLASEVLKPGGYFVCKIFQGRGFDSFLADVKRLFEKQRIFKPKSCRKQSREIYVLGMGFSKRL; encoded by the coding sequence ATGGCGGTGAAAAAAGCAAAAGGAGGAATGCCTGCAAAAAATCCGGCAAACTCCTGGGAAGATCATTATACACGGCTGGCCCGCAAGGAAAATTACGCGGCAAGGTCGGTGTATAAGCTGAAAGAGATACAGGCAAAATACGGTATTCTGGCAAAAGGACAGCGAATTATGGATCTGGGATGTGCTCCGGGATCCTGGCTGCAGTATGCCGCTGAAGAAGCGGGCGAAAATGGAGCTGTACTGGGCGTGGACCTGACGCCGGTAAATTTGGGGCTGCCACCTCAGGCTCAGGCCGTGGTGGGCGATATTTATGACCTTTCGCCCCAAATTCGTGAATGGGCAGGGGGAGGAGTTCATGGGGTGCTGAGTGATATGGCTCCAGCCACCACAGGAATGGGAGATGTGGATGCCCTGCGCTCGGCGGCGCTTGCGGAAGCAGCCCTTCTTCTTGCCTCAGAGGTGCTGAAGCCGGGTGGATATTTTGTTTGTAAGATTTTTCAGGGACGGGGATTTGATTCCTTTTTGGCGGATGTGAAAAGGCTTTTTGAAAAACAGCGTATTTTTAAGCCCAAAAGTTGCCGGAAGCAGAGCCGGGAAATTTATGTGCTGGGTATGGGTTTTTCCAAAAGACTCTGA
- a CDS encoding protease complex subunit PrcB family protein → MKQKPWRALGGILVISLLVSGCFSGTKTMGAPPVVNVLYHGSNCGFYSDEPFGVWIGSPEDMGALHESHGQICADAAFRLDNVDFTEKGVLLLGLGRKNTGGYGIRLTSTEFETVGDTAILRIRLLRPSPGSPVTQVFTWPCILIEIPRTGHRHVQAMDDAGHFMMKTRMDY, encoded by the coding sequence ATGAAGCAGAAACCATGGCGGGCTCTCGGTGGCATTCTGGTAATCAGTCTACTTGTGAGTGGCTGTTTTTCCGGTACCAAAACAATGGGAGCACCTCCGGTGGTGAATGTGCTGTATCATGGCAGTAACTGCGGTTTTTACAGTGATGAGCCCTTTGGAGTATGGATCGGCAGCCCGGAAGATATGGGCGCTTTGCATGAAAGTCATGGGCAGATTTGCGCAGATGCGGCTTTTCGTCTGGATAATGTGGACTTTACCGAAAAGGGTGTGCTCCTTCTCGGGCTGGGCCGGAAAAATACGGGCGGGTATGGTATCCGTCTGACATCTACGGAGTTTGAAACGGTTGGTGATACGGCTATTCTAAGGATTCGTCTTCTGAGGCCTTCTCCCGGAAGCCCTGTCACACAGGTGTTTACATGGCCTTGTATCCTGATTGAAATTCCAAGGACAGGGCATCGTCATGTACAGGCCATGGATGATGCGGGGCACTTTATGATGAAAACCCGTATGGACTATTAG
- a CDS encoding DUF3141 domain-containing protein, with the protein MAQDFSRIADMLPLANSGLDFVDYTVDASQRTLLFWDILREHGNDFFQYLADGQPPVLFFPYEMVMDGRSFERPVNYALVRMRDRRCKGERKKSPKVSFGHDRRPVVVIDPRSGNAPGLGGSKRASEVGIALDKGHPVYFILFFPEPVPGQTLEDVKNAEIRFIEEVTRLHPESGKPSIIGNSQAGWAVALMSADRPNLAGPLVLNGSPISYWAGVRGRHVVRYKAGLVGGVWSVELFSDLGGGFFDGANLASGHEALDPAEAYLRSPYRLYGHVDTEGERFRDFSRWWSSYYLMTSEEIRFMIQHLFIENQLELGEVSFQEGKRIDLRELEDPIVLFSSDGDNVTPPQQALNWILKVWGSLEEVKHQQQVIIYMVHENVGHIGLFVSDRVAEKEHSEIIGSIDMVDYLAPGLYEMIIEKGDPRYSDKAYKVRFESRTFQDIESLDDGVEDELDFYPVAEISKVNDLCYRSFVQPWIRQMVTPQSAAFIRMHHPQRFLRMVLADINPMMLPVKLAARSVRQYRSPAPGTNLFREMEESFVNSMATCMDMVTRLKETAEEQFFMLIYSNPFVRMVSASQVALADAGPDKRPHEAAWRSAEDGFFREKITRGGFSEALVRVLVAVAGADGVVHQEEITVLLELIRNHPKTANLPDSRIRELVREQSRILEMDPAAAMEALPILLEDPSDRFSVVEMAQCLALSDLVVDPAEEKLLNRIMEILEV; encoded by the coding sequence ATGGCACAGGATTTTTCCCGAATAGCAGACATGCTTCCTCTGGCAAACAGTGGTCTGGATTTTGTGGACTACACGGTGGATGCTTCCCAGCGCACCCTTCTTTTCTGGGATATTCTGCGTGAGCACGGTAATGATTTTTTTCAGTATCTTGCCGACGGCCAGCCTCCGGTACTGTTTTTTCCCTATGAAATGGTCATGGACGGTCGCTCCTTCGAGCGGCCTGTGAACTATGCTCTGGTACGGATGAGGGACCGGCGTTGCAAGGGAGAGCGAAAGAAAAGCCCGAAAGTCAGTTTTGGACATGACCGAAGGCCGGTGGTCGTGATTGATCCCCGCTCCGGTAATGCTCCGGGCCTTGGAGGTTCGAAACGGGCGTCTGAGGTTGGCATTGCTCTGGATAAGGGGCATCCTGTCTATTTTATTCTGTTTTTTCCCGAGCCAGTTCCGGGACAGACCCTGGAAGATGTGAAAAATGCGGAAATACGGTTTATTGAAGAAGTGACCAGACTGCATCCGGAGAGCGGCAAGCCCAGTATCATTGGTAACAGTCAGGCGGGCTGGGCGGTGGCGCTGATGAGTGCGGATCGTCCCAATCTGGCGGGTCCCCTGGTGTTGAACGGATCTCCCATTTCCTATTGGGCCGGAGTACGGGGCCGCCATGTGGTGCGTTATAAAGCAGGGCTGGTCGGCGGTGTCTGGAGCGTGGAGCTTTTCAGCGATCTGGGGGGCGGATTTTTTGATGGTGCGAACCTTGCTTCGGGTCACGAGGCCCTGGATCCGGCGGAAGCCTATCTCCGAAGTCCTTACAGGCTGTATGGTCACGTGGATACGGAGGGTGAGCGGTTTCGTGATTTTTCAAGATGGTGGAGCAGCTATTATCTCATGACTTCGGAAGAAATCCGTTTCATGATTCAGCATCTTTTCATTGAGAATCAGCTGGAGCTGGGCGAAGTAAGTTTTCAGGAGGGTAAACGGATTGACCTCCGGGAGCTGGAAGATCCCATCGTTTTGTTTTCTTCTGACGGCGATAACGTTACCCCTCCCCAGCAGGCATTGAACTGGATTCTGAAGGTCTGGGGCAGTCTGGAGGAGGTCAAGCATCAGCAGCAGGTGATTATTTATATGGTGCATGAAAATGTGGGCCATATCGGGCTGTTTGTATCGGACCGGGTTGCGGAAAAGGAACATTCCGAGATTATTGGTAGTATTGATATGGTGGATTATCTTGCCCCCGGCCTTTATGAGATGATCATTGAGAAGGGTGATCCGCGGTATTCGGATAAAGCTTACAAGGTGCGTTTTGAATCGAGAACCTTTCAGGATATTGAGTCTTTGGATGATGGCGTGGAAGATGAGCTGGATTTTTATCCTGTGGCGGAAATTTCAAAGGTAAACGATCTCTGCTACCGCAGTTTTGTTCAGCCATGGATCCGTCAGATGGTAACGCCTCAGTCGGCGGCTTTCATACGGATGCATCATCCCCAGCGTTTTCTGCGTATGGTGCTTGCTGACATCAACCCCATGATGCTGCCTGTGAAACTGGCGGCCCGTTCCGTCCGCCAGTATCGTTCCCCTGCACCCGGAACCAATCTTTTTCGTGAAATGGAAGAGAGCTTCGTGAATAGCATGGCGACCTGTATGGATATGGTCACCCGGCTGAAGGAAACGGCGGAAGAGCAATTTTTTATGCTGATTTACAGCAATCCTTTTGTGCGCATGGTGTCCGCTTCCCAAGTGGCTCTGGCAGATGCAGGGCCGGATAAAAGGCCCCATGAAGCAGCATGGCGCAGTGCTGAGGATGGGTTCTTTCGGGAAAAAATTACCAGAGGTGGTTTTTCCGAGGCGCTGGTGAGAGTTCTTGTGGCCGTTGCCGGAGCGGATGGAGTTGTGCATCAGGAGGAAATAACCGTATTGCTGGAGTTGATCCGTAACCACCCCAAAACCGCCAATTTACCCGATTCCCGTATCCGGGAGCTTGTAAGAGAGCAGTCCCGTATTCTGGAAATGGATCCGGCAGCTGCCATGGAAGCCTTGCCCATACTACTGGAAGACCCTTCTGATCGTTTCAGTGTGGTTGAAATGGCCCAGTGTCTGGCCCTTTCGGATCTGGTTGTGGATCCTGCCGAAGAGAAATTGTTGAATCGTATTATGGAAATTCTTGAGGTGTAG
- the radA gene encoding DNA repair protein RadA, protein MMKKNQKSIFVCQACGHRAPRWMGRCPECDGWDSFLEEREVPSRGQKALDLQVFPMDSIPLDAEKRIRTGIAELDRVLGGGLVAGSLVLIGGDPGIGKSTLMLQTLAGLAGMGKEVLYVSGEESVRQIRLRSERLDAVRPGILVAAETEVERVLQLAESRKPDVLVIDSIQTMFSPELSSAPGSVSQVREATLRLMVFAKRIGIPTLLVGHVTKDGAIAGPRLLEHMVDTVLYFEGDRNHVFRILRAVKNRFGSTNEIGVFEMQEAGLREVGNPSAVFLAERPQAAAGSVVTTSMEGTRPILVELQALVTGTGAGSPRRTIAGLDSNRVALLAAVLEKKVGLNLAGHDIFMNVAGGVRVDEPAVDMGVVAALASSFLDRAVDGKTVVLGEVGLTGEVRAVSHLETRMGEALKMGFTRCLVPFSSAKRIQAPDGLTLEGVKTVEDAMERLF, encoded by the coding sequence ATGATGAAGAAAAATCAGAAGAGTATTTTCGTATGTCAGGCCTGTGGTCACAGGGCTCCGCGCTGGATGGGCCGATGCCCGGAGTGTGATGGCTGGGACAGTTTTCTTGAAGAACGGGAAGTTCCCTCAAGGGGGCAGAAAGCTTTGGACCTGCAGGTGTTTCCCATGGACAGCATACCTCTGGATGCGGAAAAACGCATCCGGACGGGTATTGCGGAGCTGGACCGTGTGCTGGGAGGTGGTTTGGTTGCCGGTAGTCTGGTACTCATTGGAGGGGATCCGGGCATAGGTAAATCCACCCTTATGCTGCAGACCCTTGCAGGGCTTGCTGGTATGGGCAAGGAAGTTCTCTATGTTTCCGGTGAGGAGTCTGTCCGCCAGATCCGGTTGCGTTCCGAACGTCTGGACGCTGTCAGGCCGGGTATTCTTGTGGCAGCGGAAACGGAGGTGGAAAGGGTTCTGCAGCTGGCTGAATCGAGAAAGCCCGATGTTCTGGTGATTGATTCCATACAGACCATGTTCAGCCCAGAGCTGTCTTCTGCGCCGGGAAGTGTTTCCCAGGTCAGGGAAGCTACCCTCAGGCTTATGGTCTTTGCCAAACGCATTGGCATTCCAACTCTGCTGGTGGGGCACGTCACTAAAGATGGTGCCATTGCGGGACCCCGTCTGCTGGAGCATATGGTGGATACCGTTCTGTATTTTGAAGGGGATCGGAATCATGTTTTCCGTATCCTGAGGGCCGTTAAAAACAGGTTTGGTTCCACCAATGAAATCGGAGTGTTTGAGATGCAGGAAGCGGGATTGCGGGAGGTGGGCAATCCTTCGGCTGTTTTTCTTGCAGAAAGACCCCAGGCTGCCGCAGGCTCCGTGGTCACAACCAGTATGGAAGGAACCCGTCCTATTCTGGTTGAGCTGCAGGCTCTGGTAACGGGAACAGGGGCGGGTTCTCCTCGACGGACCATTGCAGGTCTTGACAGCAACCGGGTTGCCCTTCTGGCGGCAGTACTGGAAAAAAAAGTGGGGCTGAATCTTGCCGGCCATGATATTTTCATGAATGTGGCTGGCGGGGTAAGGGTGGATGAGCCGGCCGTCGATATGGGTGTTGTAGCGGCACTGGCTTCCAGCTTTCTGGACCGGGCCGTGGATGGCAAGACGGTGGTTCTGGGTGAGGTGGGACTCACGGGCGAGGTCAGAGCCGTGAGTCATCTGGAGACCCGGATGGGAGAAGCACTGAAAATGGGATTCACCCGTTGCCTGGTACCTTTTTCTTCGGCGAAACGGATTCAGGCTCCCGATGGATTGACTCTGGAAGGTGTAAAAACGGTGGAGGATGCCATGGAAAGGTTGTTCTGA
- a CDS encoding NAD(+)/NADH kinase yields MAATVGLIVKEDEQAQKTADAFSVWLANRGLKVVRHSASGEEVLSYCGAPSEVEVVFALGGDGTFLSAARWIGNRGVPLLGVKFGEVGFLAEVVEDRLYEIADAVLEGYYTAEERMCLRVSLHRGGQVLLEERVLNDVVISKGALARLARVRTEIDGRYLTTYTGDGLIIATPTGSTAYSMAAGGPVVHPFLKAILLTPICPFTLTNRPLILPDGVRVTVRLDPRSSEDIMLTCDGQSGHALQHGDSLSVVRAEIPVRMITLPDQRYFDVLKAKLRWSGERI; encoded by the coding sequence ATGGCCGCGACCGTGGGGCTGATCGTGAAGGAGGATGAACAGGCTCAGAAAACAGCCGATGCTTTCAGTGTCTGGCTGGCAAACCGGGGACTGAAGGTGGTACGGCACTCCGCTTCCGGAGAGGAGGTTCTTTCCTATTGCGGCGCACCATCAGAGGTGGAGGTAGTTTTTGCGCTGGGAGGTGATGGAACCTTTCTTTCTGCTGCCCGATGGATCGGTAACCGGGGTGTACCGCTTCTTGGCGTCAAATTCGGTGAGGTGGGGTTTCTGGCGGAAGTGGTGGAAGACCGTCTTTACGAAATTGCGGATGCCGTTCTGGAGGGGTACTACACGGCTGAAGAGAGAATGTGTCTCCGGGTGAGTCTTCACAGGGGGGGGCAGGTGCTGCTGGAGGAAAGGGTTCTGAATGATGTGGTGATTTCCAAGGGTGCTTTGGCCCGTCTGGCCAGAGTTCGCACGGAAATAGACGGCCGCTACCTTACTACCTACACGGGGGATGGTCTTATCATTGCAACGCCTACTGGCTCCACCGCCTATTCCATGGCAGCAGGCGGGCCGGTGGTCCATCCCTTTCTGAAGGCCATTCTCCTGACTCCGATCTGTCCTTTTACGCTGACCAACCGGCCGCTGATTCTCCCCGATGGCGTGCGGGTGACCGTTCGGCTGGATCCCCGGTCTTCAGAGGATATCATGCTGACATGTGATGGTCAGTCCGGCCATGCCCTGCAGCATGGAGACAGTCTTTCCGTTGTCCGTGCGGAAATACCGGTACGGATGATCACCCTGCCGGATCAGCGTTATTTTGATGTTCTGAAGGCTAAATTGCGCTGGAGCGGAGAAAGAATTTAA
- a CDS encoding YebC/PmpR family DNA-binding transcriptional regulator produces MAGHSKWANIRHKKGKEDIRRGKIFTKLAKEIMVAARIGGGDPASNPRLRTATIAARGENMPKDNIERAIKKGIGDLDGANYEEITYEGYGPSGAAVIVEVMTDNKNRTVGEVRHAFSKCGGNLGANGCVAWMFDKKGLMVVDKGAVEEESLMEAALDAGAEDIREEEDCFEIITGPQDFETVRDALEATGFAFSMAEVCMIPQTMTRLEGKDAQQMVKLMEMLEDNDDVQKVHTNADIPEDFE; encoded by the coding sequence ATGGCAGGGCACAGTAAGTGGGCGAACATACGTCATAAAAAGGGTAAGGAAGATATCCGTAGAGGGAAAATTTTTACCAAGCTGGCCAAAGAAATCATGGTGGCTGCGCGTATAGGGGGAGGGGACCCTGCCAGCAACCCGAGGCTGCGTACGGCAACCATTGCGGCTCGTGGGGAAAATATGCCCAAAGATAATATTGAAAGGGCTATTAAAAAAGGTATAGGTGATCTGGACGGTGCCAACTACGAAGAGATCACCTATGAAGGCTATGGTCCCAGCGGCGCAGCGGTGATTGTGGAGGTGATGACGGATAACAAGAACCGTACCGTAGGCGAAGTGCGTCATGCCTTCAGTAAATGCGGTGGTAACCTGGGTGCCAATGGTTGCGTGGCCTGGATGTTTGATAAAAAAGGACTGATGGTGGTGGACAAAGGGGCCGTTGAGGAAGAATCTCTTATGGAAGCAGCCCTTGATGCTGGAGCAGAAGATATACGGGAAGAAGAAGACTGTTTTGAGATTATTACAGGACCCCAGGATTTTGAAACGGTTCGGGATGCATTGGAGGCAACTGGATTTGCTTTTTCCATGGCGGAAGTCTGTATGATTCCCCAGACCATGACCCGTCTGGAGGGCAAGGATGCTCAGCAGATGGTGAAGCTCATGGAAATGCTTGAGGATAATGATGATGTGCAGAAGGTTCACACCAATGCGGATATCCCGGAGGATTTTGAATAG
- a CDS encoding lytic murein transglycosylase: protein MNSTPPLFPRRQKSQGIIRNFFAVTGIVFSLFFFFSAGASERSAPQDPEFVPVLHQLLTDGVDAGLLQNVFAHPDMRFHVDIPALFFIIQESRLDYDQFSRPQPVQQARNYMETHGEILNRAEQIYGVPPDILTALLLVETRLGTFMGRYSAAASLASIAAMASPDVQEQLWEKVKDNTRYSDRESFRKRAENRAAWAQKELAPLLRYAETKGVHAAEIKGSYAGAVGICQFMPSNIEPYAADGDGDGIIRLSTHEDAIFSAARYLKEHGWQREMTTNEQERILLTYNRSRPYAQAILTVSEKLRDTKDVLPMK from the coding sequence ATGAACAGCACGCCCCCCCTTTTTCCTCGCAGACAGAAATCACAGGGCATAATCCGAAATTTTTTCGCTGTAACAGGTATCGTCTTCTCCTTGTTCTTCTTTTTTTCCGCCGGAGCCTCGGAAAGATCCGCCCCGCAGGATCCGGAATTTGTCCCCGTTCTGCACCAGCTTCTGACCGATGGCGTGGACGCAGGCCTTTTGCAAAATGTTTTTGCACACCCGGATATGCGCTTCCATGTCGACATACCGGCCCTTTTTTTCATTATTCAGGAAAGCAGGCTGGACTACGATCAGTTTTCCCGGCCACAACCCGTTCAGCAGGCCAGAAACTACATGGAAACCCACGGGGAAATCCTCAACCGTGCTGAACAGATTTATGGTGTACCTCCTGACATCCTTACGGCCCTGCTTCTGGTTGAAACCCGTCTGGGAACCTTTATGGGAAGATACTCTGCCGCAGCCAGCCTTGCCAGCATTGCCGCCATGGCATCCCCGGATGTGCAGGAGCAGCTCTGGGAAAAAGTAAAAGACAATACCCGCTACAGCGACAGGGAGTCTTTCCGGAAAAGGGCTGAGAACAGAGCCGCATGGGCACAAAAAGAGCTGGCACCGCTCCTGCGTTACGCCGAAACCAAGGGAGTTCACGCTGCTGAAATCAAGGGTTCCTATGCCGGAGCGGTAGGCATCTGCCAGTTCATGCCCTCCAACATCGAACCCTATGCCGCAGACGGTGACGGGGATGGCATAATCCGCCTGAGCACCCATGAAGATGCTATTTTCAGTGCGGCCCGCTACCTTAAGGAGCACGGATGGCAAAGGGAAATGACTACAAATGAGCAGGAAAGAATTCTTCTGACCTATAACCGGAGCCGCCCTTACGCGCAGGCGATTCTGACGGTATCAGAAAAACTTAGGGATACAAAAGACGTATTACCGATGAAGTAA
- a CDS encoding histidinol-phosphatase, translating to MLDYHVHTPLCKHATGTPAAMVRAAVAKGLQEVAFLDHLTLPPLPTDHSMTLKDIPFYLNTIRELTHAWEGRIRVLAGLEIDFHPDCLPTLRTVCNSFDLDIVGGSVHFVNGHNIASRSGIKTWAALPPLPLYHAYIDTMEALVDADLCDMLCHLDLMDKFAPLLSHEQRQEIDSRMNNLLSLVARKQTVVEVNGSGMDQPKGHPYPSPSLLAACHEKGIPVTLSSDAHNPFSVGRHNQALLGYIRQAGYKAITKFYGRKPHSMILTEGGQP from the coding sequence ATGCTTGACTATCATGTTCATACTCCCCTGTGCAAGCATGCCACAGGGACTCCCGCCGCCATGGTACGGGCAGCCGTGGCAAAAGGCCTGCAAGAGGTAGCCTTTCTGGATCACCTGACCCTTCCTCCCCTGCCCACGGATCACAGCATGACCCTTAAAGACATCCCTTTTTATCTCAATACGATCCGGGAACTGACCCATGCATGGGAAGGCCGCATCCGTGTCCTTGCCGGACTGGAGATAGATTTTCACCCGGATTGTCTGCCAACCCTGCGGACCGTATGCAACAGCTTTGATCTGGATATTGTGGGGGGGTCTGTTCACTTTGTGAACGGCCATAATATTGCCAGCCGCAGCGGGATAAAAACCTGGGCAGCCCTGCCCCCCCTGCCCCTTTACCATGCCTACATCGACACCATGGAAGCCTTGGTGGATGCCGATTTATGTGATATGCTCTGCCACCTTGACCTCATGGATAAATTTGCCCCCCTCCTTTCGCACGAGCAGAGACAGGAAATCGATAGCCGCATGAACAACCTTCTCAGCCTTGTTGCCCGCAAACAAACGGTTGTGGAAGTCAATGGATCCGGCATGGATCAGCCCAAGGGCCATCCCTACCCGTCCCCTTCCCTTCTGGCGGCCTGCCATGAAAAAGGTATTCCCGTTACCCTTTCCTCCGATGCCCACAATCCTTTTTCCGTTGGACGCCACAACCAGGCACTTCTTGGCTATATCCGGCAAGCCGGCTATAAGGCCATCACAAAATTTTACGGACGCAAACCCCATTCCATGATCCTGACAGAAGGAGGCCAGCCATGA
- a CDS encoding PLDc N-terminal domain-containing protein: protein METVLVWVGLGFLFLILTNLAFFDVLRRDFGSKGKKALWGIIALIPFIGCILYVTIGMRLGRRLPPETTT from the coding sequence ATGGAAACGGTTCTTGTGTGGGTTGGCTTAGGATTTCTTTTTCTCATACTGACCAATCTGGCTTTTTTTGATGTACTGCGAAGGGATTTCGGGTCAAAGGGAAAAAAAGCGTTATGGGGTATAATCGCTCTCATCCCTTTTATCGGATGTATCCTGTATGTCACCATCGGCATGCGACTTGGCAGGCGTCTTCCTCCGGAAACCACCACCTGA
- a CDS encoding sirohydrochlorin cobaltochelatase → MSRTPVILTAFGTRNKTKETTDFIENYFRKTFPSCEFHWAFSARSVQKNRHQGTPPPPEKVLQELADQGHSGAVIQSLHVVCAAEFHKLIPLCRNAPLATQLSLPLLASVEDCRAAACALKPAVESLASDTAAVLALHGSSHPGGTLFHLMGRIFMETCGDRAFFGMIEGEPGKEAIARRIGKAGFTKAHIFPFTLITGIHVEKDLAGPEDSWKTAFLAAGITPAIDCRSLGRHPAILDIFGSHLRKTLDATMGTGPTPQEFP, encoded by the coding sequence ATGTCACGGACTCCCGTTATCCTCACAGCCTTTGGCACCCGCAACAAAACAAAAGAAACAACAGATTTTATTGAAAATTATTTCCGGAAAACCTTCCCCTCCTGTGAATTTCACTGGGCTTTTTCCGCCAGAAGTGTCCAGAAAAACCGACATCAGGGCACCCCTCCCCCCCCGGAAAAAGTATTGCAGGAACTGGCTGACCAGGGGCATTCAGGAGCCGTGATCCAATCCCTTCATGTGGTCTGCGCCGCAGAATTTCATAAACTGATTCCCCTCTGCAGAAATGCGCCCCTTGCTACCCAGCTGAGCCTGCCCCTCCTTGCCTCCGTGGAAGACTGCAGAGCCGCCGCCTGCGCACTGAAGCCTGCCGTCGAAAGCCTTGCTTCCGATACAGCTGCCGTACTGGCCCTGCACGGTTCCTCCCATCCGGGAGGCACTCTGTTCCATCTTATGGGCAGAATCTTTATGGAAACCTGTGGAGACCGGGCTTTTTTCGGAATGATAGAAGGGGAACCCGGCAAAGAAGCAATCGCCCGCCGCATTGGCAAGGCAGGGTTCACAAAAGCGCATATTTTTCCCTTTACCCTTATCACGGGCATCCACGTTGAAAAAGACCTTGCAGGCCCGGAAGATTCCTGGAAAACGGCCTTTCTTGCAGCGGGCATCACACCAGCCATTGATTGCCGCAGCCTTGGCAGACACCCCGCTATCCTGGACATCTTCGGCTCCCATCTGAGAAAAACCCTGGATGCAACGATGGGAACCGGGCCTACACCTCAAGAATTTCCATAA